The proteins below come from a single Vitis vinifera cultivar Pinot Noir 40024 chromosome 9, ASM3070453v1 genomic window:
- the LOC100262209 gene encoding uncharacterized protein LOC100262209 codes for MGSEAKSNGGNGGFRSRMEYYLYSGDKKHVLAGIAIFSIAFGIPWYLMTRGTKQDSHQDYMDRAEKARRARLSTSSSSDKNDI; via the exons ATGGGAAGCGAAGCCAAGAGCAATGGCGGCAATGGAGGTTTCAGGTCAAGAATGGAGTACTACCTCTACAGTGGGGACAAGAAGCACGTCCTTGCGGGCATTGCCATCTTCAGCATCGCCTTTGGGATTCCATGGTATCTAATGACCCGAG GAACAAAGCAAGATTCTCATCAAGATTACATGGACAGAGCTGAAAAAGCAAGGAGGGCAAGGCTTTCTACAAGTTCATCATCcgataaaaatgatatttga
- the LOC100255361 gene encoding magnesium transporter MRS2-1, with protein MDDDGDMAEMYLTEKKRRMESSFYGEQSLMGYRSIDGALSVSAPVSPVSSPPETRRLEKSLSVTRRSRHESMKSSESATESIEELEMLLEAYFVVIDSTLNKLTSLKEYIDDTEDFINIQLVRVVSFLYVWFPESIKKRKKIAIKNDFSYLILL; from the exons ATGGATGATGATGGAGACATGGCTGAAATGTATCTCACCGAGAAGAAAAGGCGGATGGAATCATCATTCTATGGTGAGCAGTCTTTGATGGGATACAGATCAATTGATGGTGCACTCTCTGTTTCTGCTCCAGTTTCTCCTGTTTCTTCACCTCCTGAGACACGGAGGCTTGAAAAAAGCTTAAGCGTCACAAGAAGAAGCCGGCATGAAAGTATGAAGAGTTCAGAGAGTGCAACAGAGAGTATAGAAGAGTTGGAGATGTTGTTGGAAGCATATTTTGTTGTCATTGATAGCACCCTCAACAAGCTAACTTCG CTGAAGGAATACATTGATGACACAGAAGATTTCATTAACATTCAGCTGGTACGTGTTGTTTCTTTCttatatgtttggttcccagaaagtattaagaaaagaaaaaaaattgctattaaaaatgatttctcatatttgattttactatga